Sequence from the Microbacterium sp. AZCO genome:
CACGGCGCACACGCGGGGCACGACCACGGCGTGCACGGCGGCGCCGGTGCACACGCGGGTCATGACCACACCGGGCATGACCACACCGGGCACGACCACGACGGGCACGACCGCGGTCACGGGGGCCACGAGAATCACGGGCACGCCCACCACTGATGGCCGACGTCCTCCTGCATGCGGGCGCGCTCGGCGCAACGGCGCTGAGCATATGCTGTCTCGCGGCATCCCGCCCGCGCGTCCGCATGCAGGAGTTGGTGCTCGCTGTCGCGATGCTCCTCGCCATGACGGATGTCGTGCTGGGGCTCTCGCTGGTCGCGCCGGTCTGGTGGGCGGCGGTCATCCTCGCGACAGCCATGCTCTCGACTGCCGGGCTGCGCGACCGCGGCTCCTCACGTGCCGTGCGGTCAGCTCGTGCGATGGATGCGCTGGGAGCCATCCTCATGGCGACACTGCTGCTGCTCATGGCCGGCCCGGGCGCCGCAGGCGACGACGCTCACGCGGGGCACGGCGTGTCGTCGACAGCCCTTGCCTGCGCCGTCGTCGGTGCGAGTGCGGTCTTCGCGGCGGCATCCGTCCACATGGCGGTGACCATGCGGATGCCGCGGGCCGCGGCATCCTTCCCGGTATACGTCCTCCGGCGCGCAGCGCCCCTCGCGATGGGTGCTTCCGTGCTGCTCATGGCCGCTGTCGCGGTCGTCTGACGCGGGCGGAGCGACGCCGATGGGTGGCGCGCGGCGCCGGTCGCGCCACTCAGCCTTTGCGGACGCCGGCGGGCTCAGCCCTTGTAGACGATCGAGGAGCGCCGCTCGTACCAGCGGGCCAGCTGCTCTCCGGCCTTGAGGACGTGCTCCCGCATCTCGGCGCGCGCGGCCTCGGCGTCGCCGCGCTCGAGCGCGTCGAGGATGCGCTCGTGCTCGTGGAAGTTCTCCTCGCGGTGACGCGCGTCGTTCACGAGGAGCTGCGCGGACACGTTGCGCGGGAACGTCTCGTTGATCTCGTCGATCGCGCGGGCGAGCCGGGCATTCCCCGAGAGCTCGGCGATCGTGCTGTGGAAGATGTCGTTCTCGCGCCTGCTGTTCAGGGCCGCGCTGCGCGTCTCGTCGCTCTCGGCGACCGACCGGTCGTACATCGCGCGGTTGGCGTTGCGGAGCTTCTCGATGTCGGACTGCGAGGCCTGCGCGATGGAGAGCGATGCCGCGAGGGCCTCGAGCTCGGCGCGCACCTGATAGGCCTCACGGACCTCCCACGGGGCGGGGACGCGCACGACGGCGCCGCGATTGGGCACGACGTCGATGAGACCGCCGGTCTGGAGCTGCCGCAGCGCCTCGCGCACCGGCGTGCGGCTCACGCCGAAGTCGTTGGCCAGCTCGGCCTGCCGCAGCTGCGAGCCGATGGCGATCTCGCCGGACATGATGCGCGCGCGGATCTTCGCGGCGATGTCGTCGACAAGAGCGTGGCCGGACATCTCCGACGGGAACTGCTCCTGGACAGTCATGCGATCCCTTTCCGCCCCTCCTCCGCATACGGCGAGGCGTTTCGCACCGTAGCAGACAGGCACCTCTATCCGAACGCAACGGCGGACGAATGTCTACAATCATGCCATATTGGATCCAGATTACATCTGTTAGGATCCAAACATGACGGCACCGGAGGACTCGATGGAACAGGCGGCCCGAGTGCGCACGATGACGCTCGAGGCGGACGACGTCCTCGCCGTGGAGCTCGAGCCGCTCGACGGCCCTTCGTCGGAGTGGACGGCGGGCGCCCACATCGATCTCGTTCTGCCTGACGCCCCCGTGCGCCAGTACTCGCTCACCGGCCGGCCCGGATCCGCGCGCTACCGCATCGCCGTGCTCCGCGAAGAGCGCAGCCGAGGGGGATCGAAGGCCGTCCACGAGCGCCTGCGCCCCGGAGACATCGTCAGGCTCCGCGGTCCCCGCAACCATTTCGCGCTCGAGCCCGCCGCCGAGTACCTCTTCGTCGCCGGGGGCATCGGGATCACCCCGATCGTTCCGATGCTCCACGCCGCCGAGCGAGCCGGTGCGCGCTGGCACCTGCTCTATCTCGGTTCGACGCGGCGCCGAATGGCGTTCCTCGAAGAGATCGAGTCGATCGGCGGGGGCGCCGTGACCGTCGTGGTCCGCGATGAGGGTGGGCGAGCCGACCTCGCGGAGGTCCTCGCGGCGCACCCCGAGGCATCCGTCTACGCGTGCGGACCCGAGCGCATGCTCGCGGCGCTGCA
This genomic interval carries:
- a CDS encoding GntR family transcriptional regulator; this translates as MTVQEQFPSEMSGHALVDDIAAKIRARIMSGEIAIGSQLRQAELANDFGVSRTPVREALRQLQTGGLIDVVPNRGAVVRVPAPWEVREAYQVRAELEALAASLSIAQASQSDIEKLRNANRAMYDRSVAESDETRSAALNSRRENDIFHSTIAELSGNARLARAIDEINETFPRNVSAQLLVNDARHREENFHEHERILDALERGDAEAARAEMREHVLKAGEQLARWYERRSSIVYKG
- a CDS encoding PDR/VanB family oxidoreductase; the protein is MTAPEDSMEQAARVRTMTLEADDVLAVELEPLDGPSSEWTAGAHIDLVLPDAPVRQYSLTGRPGSARYRIAVLREERSRGGSKAVHERLRPGDIVRLRGPRNHFALEPAAEYLFVAGGIGITPIVPMLHAAERAGARWHLLYLGSTRRRMAFLEEIESIGGGAVTVVVRDEGGRADLAEVLAAHPEASVYACGPERMLAALQELLPDETGRLRFEYFAAPEVEYEPGGAFSIRLARTGVELPVEPQQSVLEVMRAAGVEVLTDCEEGICGSCETHVLEGEVEHRDFVLTSKEREAMDCMMVCVSRASCPLLVLDA